A DNA window from Setaria viridis chromosome 2, Setaria_viridis_v4.0, whole genome shotgun sequence contains the following coding sequences:
- the LOC117846021 gene encoding protein MAIN-LIKE 2-like codes for MVDTGVKRVDKMTHFYSDMSLLAALLDCWEPKTHMFHLTVGEMAPTLQDALLLLGLPCAGRAVGEQDVPDSWCEEFLDRFAHVQLHTRTHKEVVHADYIRADTDDATVVRHLEAYLLWHFGWLMFCTSRGNSVPKHLLPYVRAIVEAPLDEVPQYNWG; via the exons ATGGTGGACACAGGAGTGAAGCGCGTGGACAAGATGACACATTTCTACTCTGACATGTCACTCCTAGCAGCTCTTCTTGACTGTTGGGAGCCTAAGACTCACATGTTCCACCTCACAGTGGGTGAGATGGCCCCTACACTGCAGGACGCATTGCTCCTGCTGGGACTGCCATGTGCCGGCAGGGCCGTTGGCGAGCAGGACGTGCCAGATAGTTGGTGTGAGGAGTTTTTGGACCGGTTTGCCCACGTTCAGCTCCACACACGGACCCACAAAGAAGTGGTTCAT GCCGACTACATAAGAGCCGACACCGACGACGCCACAGTTGTGAGGCACTTGGAGGCGTACTTACTATGGCATTTTGGGTGGCTCATGTTCTGCACGTCCCGAGGGAACTCGGTGCCGAAGCACCTCCTTCCTTATGTGAGGGCTATAGTGGAGGCCCCGCTTGATGAGGTTCCACAATACAACTGGGGTTAA